The following proteins come from a genomic window of Spirochaetota bacterium:
- a CDS encoding PrsW family intramembrane metalloprotease, translated as MDFLLKVVAFFIAVVPVALIAFYVRRRNIHKIYSDTSIFKVFALGMLIGFPIGFVEEFLAWVVGGYLESTAFYIYESYFIAGFVEETFKILAIAWIVYDRKDFNQRMDGIVFCVVAALGFSFHENLVYMFQYYPEHSFFIAIQRAILCTPGHALMTGIAGYFVAVAKYEGRAHRAYEDFYVIIGWISAIFLHGTWNFLLSQFGGLEMYEGGWVVYAQWLLLPIEFLILRHLINKSVVHDASRPGAVRVKKQAFTLRWMIIPPLEFAHRKLSKLAGTPLPEEVRHFDARAVVRPGVYINKGDIVLPRPSQRIAVTKRAFINRT; from the coding sequence ATGGACTTCCTCCTGAAAGTGGTCGCTTTCTTCATCGCCGTCGTCCCGGTGGCGCTAATCGCCTTTTATGTCCGTCGGCGCAATATACACAAGATTTACAGTGATACCAGTATTTTCAAGGTTTTCGCTCTCGGCATGCTTATAGGATTCCCTATCGGCTTTGTGGAAGAATTTCTAGCCTGGGTAGTCGGCGGATACTTGGAATCAACAGCATTTTATATATATGAATCATATTTCATTGCCGGTTTTGTCGAAGAAACGTTCAAGATACTCGCCATTGCCTGGATAGTATATGACCGCAAGGATTTCAATCAGCGTATGGATGGAATTGTGTTCTGCGTAGTCGCCGCTCTAGGATTCTCTTTCCATGAGAACCTTGTTTACATGTTCCAATATTATCCCGAGCACTCGTTCTTTATCGCCATCCAACGGGCTATTCTATGCACCCCCGGGCATGCGCTCATGACCGGTATTGCCGGATATTTCGTAGCGGTGGCAAAGTACGAAGGCCGTGCACATCGGGCGTATGAAGATTTCTATGTCATAATCGGCTGGATATCCGCGATATTCCTTCACGGGACATGGAATTTCCTGTTAAGTCAATTCGGCGGATTGGAGATGTACGAAGGCGGCTGGGTTGTCTACGCACAATGGCTGCTCCTGCCCATCGAATTCCTCATCCTCCGCCATCTCATCAACAAATCCGTAGTACACGATGCGTCCCGTCCGGGAGCGGTGCGCGTAAAAAAGCAAGCGTTTACATTGCGCTGGATGATAATACCGCCGCTCGAATTCGCTCACAGGAAATTATCAAAGCTCGCCGGAACACCGCTGCCGGAAGAAGTGCGTCACTTCGATGCGCGTGCTGTCGTGCGCCCGGGCGTGTATATCAACAAAGGCGATATAGTCCTTCCGCGTCCCAGTCAGCGGATCGCTGTAACGAAGCGCGCATTCATCAATCGTACTTGA
- a CDS encoding type II toxin-antitoxin system HicB family antitoxin, which translates to MEKMLHIPVLIEIDEDGVYIASCPTLKGCHSYGKTIDEALKNIREAAEVCIEDEHYPSDESATFVGFRELELTTHA; encoded by the coding sequence ATGGAGAAAATGCTGCATATTCCTGTACTGATCGAGATCGACGAGGATGGCGTATACATCGCAAGCTGCCCTACATTGAAGGGATGCCATAGTTATGGAAAAACGATAGACGAAGCGCTGAAAAATATACGAGAAGCCGCTGAAGTTTGCATCGAAGATGAGCACTATCCTTCAGATGAATCGGCAACGTTCGTAGGGTTCCGAGAGCTGGAACTGACCACACATGCCTAA
- a CDS encoding type II toxin-antitoxin system HicA family toxin: protein MPKLPVLSARDLLRILRLMGFEEVRQKGSHIRLRHPDGRATTVAVHGNSDLPKGLLRKIIREDIGMELDEFILWHNTH from the coding sequence ATGCCTAAGTTGCCGGTGCTTTCCGCCCGCGACTTACTTCGAATACTGCGCCTGATGGGATTTGAAGAAGTACGTCAAAAAGGCTCGCATATCCGCCTTCGTCACCCCGATGGCAGGGCTACGACCGTTGCGGTGCACGGCAATTCCGATCTGCCGAAAGGGCTTCTCAGAAAGATCATTCGTGAAGATATCGGTATGGAATTAGACGAATTTATTCTATGGCATAATACACATTGA
- a CDS encoding CHAT domain-containing protein, producing the protein MNKETNYQECIQYRKTALDLFERISLKPMQALSHLLLSQEYFTVRSNDAAFTHASSAVSFFTELRDAEGQAHAMQTLAQIYERRNEFERAAELFSHSGVLFVSLTNYFYAYYAFRSHAGMNMQIGNYHDARRGFTDALALARKTGYRELVSDALNSIGNMSDTLGEFTDAEKNYREALAIARTDARTNMMISRLNNLGLVCAKMQMYSNSIRYLQEGIYLAIETHDNEQLASIYNNFGYLYSLSGRNDDKAMMHYKMAVQLMLSNDVNESIGDYMCNIGTMHIKKGEYKYAMEYFTDALGIYKDVGYSNVAHVLSEIGICHYKQSNTSAAVDSFNRAIQNADELYRRTPDVSRASFLSTMAAYYRNLCAVYSYNGNGRMALDTAEKMKARAMADDMAKAAYSEVKIDLAKFASPIIYFINIEHEDQLLRLIITNERISTAVLSQGAVLKNIDRKLSNDVLSYYDSFIGKRTQMQDVNNSLAPFAVYYNSLIGNSADAQKAEVIRKLGKLLHDTLFAVLPAVSEKLENKIAVVPDGILGFIPFESLILPDGKYLIEKYDIKYAPSLTVLNYIENRQYSARNDILAFGGAVYKPGTYKRDMSLSDRFMKYLQSQTVISMNRGDDLSSKYRDIGFGGWKNLPFSLNEVKAISAIYPSSRIESGKSVNESLVKSLSKSGELAKYRIIHFATHGIAVPEIPELSAIVLSEPGKGDREDGYLTLKEISELKLNADLVVLSACETGLGKIYAGEGVVGLTQAFLIAGANGVIATLWQVNDIASMEFMKTFYTYVKNGVPYSTALTQTKRDFISGKAGGGKYKAPFYWAPFVYYGK; encoded by the coding sequence ATGAATAAAGAAACCAACTATCAGGAATGCATACAGTATCGAAAAACCGCGCTTGACCTGTTCGAGCGCATATCCTTAAAGCCGATGCAGGCGCTTTCCCACCTGCTTCTCTCACAGGAGTATTTTACCGTGCGTTCAAATGACGCGGCGTTTACGCATGCATCCTCAGCCGTATCGTTTTTTACCGAATTGCGCGATGCTGAGGGACAGGCGCATGCAATGCAGACGCTTGCGCAGATATACGAACGCCGGAATGAATTCGAGCGGGCGGCAGAATTATTCAGCCATTCGGGCGTGCTCTTTGTTTCGCTTACAAACTATTTTTATGCTTACTATGCTTTTCGTTCCCACGCGGGCATGAATATGCAGATCGGAAATTATCATGATGCGCGCAGGGGATTCACCGACGCGCTTGCCCTCGCGCGGAAGACCGGCTACCGGGAGCTTGTTTCTGATGCGCTTAACAGTATTGGGAATATGTCCGATACGCTCGGGGAGTTTACCGACGCCGAAAAGAACTATCGCGAAGCACTTGCGATCGCACGGACGGATGCTCGAACGAATATGATGATATCGCGGCTTAATAATCTCGGTCTTGTGTGCGCGAAGATGCAGATGTACTCGAACTCGATACGATACCTCCAGGAAGGTATATATCTTGCCATAGAAACACATGATAACGAACAGCTGGCAAGTATTTACAACAATTTCGGTTATTTGTATTCGCTTTCCGGAAGGAACGATGATAAAGCTATGATGCATTACAAAATGGCTGTGCAGCTCATGCTCAGCAACGATGTGAACGAATCCATCGGCGATTATATGTGCAATATCGGTACGATGCATATCAAAAAAGGCGAATACAAATATGCCATGGAATACTTCACCGATGCGCTTGGGATATACAAGGATGTCGGATACAGCAATGTCGCGCATGTGTTGAGCGAGATAGGCATCTGCCATTACAAGCAGTCGAATACCTCAGCGGCGGTCGATTCTTTCAACCGTGCAATACAGAACGCAGATGAATTATACCGCCGGACGCCGGATGTATCGCGAGCGAGTTTCCTTTCCACGATGGCCGCGTATTACAGGAATCTGTGTGCGGTGTACAGCTATAACGGCAATGGGCGTATGGCGCTTGATACAGCGGAAAAAATGAAGGCGAGAGCCATGGCAGATGACATGGCGAAAGCGGCATATAGTGAGGTGAAGATAGATCTGGCCAAGTTCGCATCACCGATAATATATTTCATAAATATCGAGCATGAAGATCAATTGCTGCGGCTGATAATTACGAACGAACGGATCAGCACTGCCGTTCTTTCGCAGGGAGCCGTGCTGAAAAACATCGATAGAAAGCTTTCGAACGATGTGCTTTCGTATTACGATTCTTTCATCGGTAAACGAACACAGATGCAGGACGTGAACAATTCGCTCGCGCCGTTCGCCGTCTACTACAACTCGCTCATCGGAAATAGTGCTGATGCACAGAAAGCGGAAGTGATCCGCAAGCTTGGTAAATTACTGCATGATACCCTTTTTGCAGTATTGCCTGCCGTTTCTGAAAAATTAGAGAATAAAATTGCCGTAGTACCTGACGGTATTCTCGGATTTATCCCTTTTGAATCATTGATCTTGCCAGACGGCAAATATCTCATCGAAAAATACGACATCAAATATGCTCCGTCACTCACCGTACTCAACTACATCGAAAACCGCCAATACAGCGCCCGTAATGATATCCTCGCCTTCGGCGGCGCCGTCTACAAACCCGGCACCTACAAACGCGATATGTCCCTCTCCGATCGCTTCATGAAATACCTGCAGAGCCAGACGGTCATATCGATGAACCGCGGCGATGACCTTTCATCGAAATACCGCGACATCGGTTTCGGCGGTTGGAAGAACCTGCCGTTCTCGCTCAACGAGGTGAAAGCGATAAGCGCTATCTATCCATCGTCGCGCATAGAATCGGGGAAGTCGGTGAACGAATCGCTCGTGAAATCGCTGTCGAAGTCCGGCGAGCTTGCGAAATACCGGATAATACATTTCGCCACGCACGGCATCGCTGTTCCCGAGATACCCGAGCTTTCGGCGATAGTGCTTTCAGAGCCGGGCAAAGGCGATAGAGAGGACGGATACCTGACGCTCAAGGAAATATCGGAGCTTAAGCTCAATGCCGATCTTGTAGTGCTTTCCGCATGCGAAACCGGCTTGGGGAAGATCTATGCCGGTGAAGGCGTTGTCGGGCTTACACAGGCCTTCCTCATCGCGGGTGCCAACGGCGTCATCGCAACGCTCTGGCAGGTGAACGATATCGCATCGATGGAATTCATGAAGACGTTCTACACCTACGTCAAGAACGGCGTGCCGTATTCGACTGCGCTTACGCAGACGAAGCGAGATTTCATCAGCGGCAAGGCGGGCGGCGGGAAGTATAAAGCCCCGTTTTACTGGGCGCCGTTCGTGTATTACGGGAAGTAG